In Ilumatobacter fluminis, the following proteins share a genomic window:
- the pstB gene encoding phosphate ABC transporter ATP-binding protein PstB yields MEVSDLNIFYGDFRAVADVSMEIEARSITALIGPSGCGKSTFLRSLNRMHEVIDGAYVQGHVMLNGEDLYGPGVDPVAVRRKVGMVFQRPNPFPTMSIYDNVIAGMKLNSKRLRKGETDEVVERSLRGANLWEEVKDRLDKPGSGLSGGQQQRLCIARATAVEPDVLLMDEPCSALDPISTLAIEQLMLELRERFTIVIVTHNMQQAARVSERTGFFNIEGTGKPGRLVEIDDTSKIFSNPSQQATQDYVTGRFG; encoded by the coding sequence ATCGAGGTCAGCGACCTCAACATCTTCTACGGCGACTTCCGGGCCGTCGCGGACGTCTCGATGGAGATCGAAGCCCGCTCGATCACGGCGCTGATCGGGCCGTCGGGTTGTGGCAAGTCGACGTTCCTCCGGTCGCTCAACCGCATGCACGAGGTCATCGACGGCGCCTACGTCCAGGGGCACGTCATGTTGAACGGCGAAGATCTCTACGGGCCCGGGGTCGACCCCGTCGCGGTGCGCCGCAAGGTCGGCATGGTGTTCCAGCGGCCGAACCCGTTCCCGACCATGTCGATCTACGACAACGTCATCGCCGGCATGAAGCTCAACTCGAAGCGGCTGCGCAAGGGCGAGACCGACGAGGTCGTCGAGCGATCGCTGCGCGGCGCCAACCTGTGGGAAGAGGTCAAGGACCGACTCGACAAGCCCGGTTCAGGTCTGTCCGGTGGCCAGCAGCAGCGCCTCTGCATCGCCCGGGCAACGGCCGTCGAGCCCGACGTGTTGCTGATGGACGAGCCGTGTTCGGCGCTCGACCCGATCTCGACGCTCGCGATCGAGCAGCTGATGCTCGAACTGCGGGAGCGTTTCACGATCGTGATCGTGACCCACAACATGCAGCAGGCCGCCCGCGTCAGCGAGCGCACCGGCTTCTTCAACATCGAGGGCACCGGCAAGCCCGGACGCCTCGTCGAGATCGACGACACGTCGAAGATCTTCTCGAACCCGAGCCAGCAGGCCACGCAGGACTACGTCACCGGACGGTTCGGCTGA
- a CDS encoding polysaccharide deacetylase family protein codes for MSVVVSIHDVHATTSARSLELLDMVRRRGIRATLLVVPGPWRGRSLDDDPVLVDRLSAAAAEGYELALHGWRHQPNKLSTTRNTRNRLMARGCAEFCDLDLDTARDLIARGVDEMERHGWSPLGFTPPGWLASDAAVDALYEAGFAYTTSHLTVTDLWHDRQIRIPAVCQRPDSSLAGVGSWFTRQVLVRHVVQGRPIRLALHPADLDDPTTRDATIATLDIAACRPTASYADLLDVQLGSVTAA; via the coding sequence ATGAGCGTCGTCGTCTCGATCCACGACGTACACGCCACGACGAGTGCGCGTTCGCTCGAACTGCTCGACATGGTCCGTCGCCGAGGCATCCGAGCCACGCTCTTGGTGGTGCCGGGTCCGTGGCGCGGCCGCTCCCTCGACGACGACCCTGTGCTGGTCGACCGACTGTCGGCAGCCGCGGCCGAGGGATACGAACTCGCACTCCACGGGTGGCGCCACCAGCCGAACAAGCTGTCGACCACGCGCAACACCCGCAACCGACTGATGGCACGGGGGTGCGCCGAGTTCTGCGATCTCGATCTGGACACCGCCCGCGACCTGATCGCACGCGGCGTCGACGAGATGGAGCGTCACGGCTGGTCACCGCTCGGGTTCACCCCGCCCGGCTGGTTGGCGTCCGACGCAGCGGTCGATGCCCTGTACGAAGCCGGTTTCGCCTACACGACCAGCCACCTCACGGTGACCGACCTCTGGCACGACCGGCAGATCCGGATCCCGGCGGTCTGCCAGCGCCCCGACAGCAGCCTCGCCGGTGTCGGCAGCTGGTTCACGCGTCAGGTACTCGTGCGGCACGTCGTGCAGGGCCGCCCCATCCGACTCGCCCTCCACCCGGCCGACCTCGACGACCCCACGACGCGAGACGCGACGATCGCGACACTCGACATCGCGGCCTGCCGGCCGACTGCGTCGTACGCCGACCTGCTCGACGTCCAACTCGGCAGCGTGACGGCCGCGTGA
- the pstA gene encoding phosphate ABC transporter permease PstA, giving the protein MSATSTSTSTPTPSPIKGDLTSGQLSPIHIGLIALGSVVVGAATWIPSGAVNWARWIIVSVLAYIVATYVISRFVEGGRKAVDRVVAASVTCAFLIVLLPLVSVIWTVVERGSARFDSTFFTETMRLTPEDMASQSQGGAVGGAYHAIVGTLIVTGLATAFSVPFGLFTAIYLVEYGRGKLARAITSMVDVMTGIPSIVAGLFAYALFVLFFGPGTRTGLAGAVALTVLMTPVVVRSSEEMLRLVPNELREASYALGVPKWKTIVKVVIPTAIAGILTGITLAVARVIGETAPLLVTVGLAQDTNYNPFDGRMTTLPVYTYYQYVQPGVPPEAGQDRAWAAALTLVIIVAILFTIARVLAKILKPKGLR; this is encoded by the coding sequence ATGAGCGCCACCTCCACATCGACGAGCACCCCGACCCCGTCGCCGATCAAGGGTGACCTGACGAGCGGTCAGCTGTCGCCGATCCACATCGGCCTGATCGCCCTCGGTTCGGTCGTCGTGGGTGCGGCCACCTGGATCCCCTCGGGTGCGGTCAACTGGGCCCGATGGATCATCGTCTCGGTCCTCGCCTACATCGTCGCCACCTACGTGATCTCCCGCTTCGTCGAAGGCGGACGCAAAGCGGTCGACCGAGTCGTCGCTGCGTCGGTCACGTGCGCCTTCCTCATCGTCCTGCTCCCGCTGGTGTCGGTCATCTGGACCGTCGTCGAGCGAGGGTCGGCGCGGTTCGATTCGACGTTCTTCACCGAGACGATGCGCCTCACGCCGGAGGACATGGCATCACAGAGCCAGGGCGGAGCCGTCGGCGGCGCCTACCACGCCATCGTCGGCACCCTGATCGTCACCGGACTCGCCACGGCCTTCTCGGTGCCGTTCGGCCTGTTCACGGCGATCTACCTGGTCGAGTACGGCCGCGGCAAGCTCGCTCGCGCCATCACGTCGATGGTCGACGTGATGACCGGCATCCCATCGATCGTCGCCGGCCTGTTCGCCTACGCACTCTTCGTGTTGTTCTTCGGGCCCGGCACTCGTACCGGCCTCGCCGGCGCCGTGGCACTGACGGTCCTCATGACCCCCGTCGTCGTCCGATCGTCGGAGGAGATGTTGCGGCTCGTCCCGAACGAGTTGCGCGAGGCCTCGTACGCGCTCGGCGTCCCGAAGTGGAAGACCATCGTGAAAGTGGTCATCCCGACCGCCATCGCCGGCATCCTGACCGGCATCACACTCGCCGTCGCCCGCGTCATCGGCGAGACCGCACCACTGCTCGTCACCGTCGGCCTGGCGCAGGACACGAATTACAATCCGTTCGACGGGCGCATGACGACCCTGCCCGTCTACACCTATTACCAATACGTCCAGCCCGGCGTTCCCCCCGAAGCGGGGCAAGACCGAGCGTGGGCGGCAGCCCTCACCCTCGTCATCATCGTGGCGATCCTGTTCACGATCGCCCGAGTCCTCGCCAAGATCCTGAAGCCGAAGGGGCTGCGATGA
- a CDS encoding glycosyltransferase, whose product MHICQIANFYTPTSGGLRTAVDQLAGQYAARGHRCSLIVPDAEDSVDEVAGRTIVRIRAPKVPGMGGYRMIVRRKAVRDALDRLAPDVIELSDKATLVGPAADRRADGARVVLISHERLDAIIGRATRMPNAVAPAVRRYDARLLRRVDAVVCASDFAASEFDGLAGPPIGRIALGVDLERFRPVESDDALRPRARLVSAVRLSPEKSPSLLVETARYLVAAGLDFEWDVYGDGPLRAELTAHAEGLPIRFLGHLADRAALAAAMATADVGIAPGRYETFGLAALEFLAAGTPVVVPEHGALAEIVPPDAGRRCPPDAAGFGRGVLELLAIDRVEVRRAARRHAEAHGWEATAERLLALYEPAAA is encoded by the coding sequence ATGCACATCTGTCAGATCGCCAACTTCTACACGCCGACGTCGGGCGGGCTCCGCACCGCCGTCGATCAGCTCGCCGGGCAGTACGCAGCTCGCGGGCACCGGTGTTCGCTGATCGTGCCGGACGCCGAGGACAGCGTCGACGAGGTGGCCGGCCGGACGATCGTGCGGATCCGGGCACCGAAGGTCCCGGGCATGGGCGGTTACCGGATGATCGTGCGTCGGAAAGCGGTCCGTGACGCCCTCGACCGACTCGCACCCGACGTGATCGAACTCTCCGACAAAGCCACCCTCGTCGGCCCTGCCGCCGACCGACGGGCCGACGGGGCGCGTGTCGTCCTCATCTCGCACGAGCGCCTGGACGCGATCATCGGCCGTGCCACCCGGATGCCGAATGCCGTCGCTCCCGCCGTTCGTCGCTACGACGCGCGCCTCCTCCGGCGTGTCGACGCGGTCGTGTGCGCATCCGACTTCGCGGCATCGGAGTTCGACGGTCTGGCCGGGCCGCCGATCGGGCGGATCGCCCTCGGCGTCGATCTCGAACGGTTCCGGCCGGTCGAGAGCGACGACGCACTGCGCCCCCGTGCTCGTCTGGTCTCCGCCGTCCGGCTGTCGCCGGAGAAGTCACCGTCCCTCCTCGTCGAGACCGCCCGGTATCTCGTCGCCGCCGGGCTCGACTTCGAGTGGGACGTGTACGGCGACGGGCCGCTCCGCGCCGAGTTGACCGCTCACGCCGAGGGCCTCCCGATCCGATTCCTCGGCCACCTCGCCGACCGGGCTGCGCTGGCCGCGGCGATGGCGACGGCCGACGTGGGCATCGCCCCGGGGCGCTACGAGACCTTTGGGCTCGCCGCGCTCGAGTTCCTCGCTGCGGGCACCCCGGTGGTCGTTCCCGAACACGGCGCGCTGGCCGAGATCGTGCCGCCGGACGCCGGACGCCGTTGCCCACCCGATGCCGCCGGGTTCGGGCGTGGCGTGCTCGAACTGCTCGCCATCGACCGGGTCGAAGTCCGGCGCGCGGCTCGCCGGCACGCCGAGGCGCACGGGTGGGAGGCCACCGCCGAACGGCTGCTCGCGCTCTACGAACCGGCGGCAGCATGA
- the phoU gene encoding phosphate signaling complex protein PhoU, with protein sequence MTEQQDLRTGFHEELDDLRNQIARLGATVVELIPRVTDILLEQDLEGAEYVLRGDAAIDARCIDVEERALTTLALQAPVAADLRQVASILKLAPEIERSADLCCNICKAARRIYGHELDPKLRGAIRRMADQATSEYKEVIEAYVANDPVRAAALRDMDDYLDDLHRQFIAQIFESHASGTVDLQVAVQLAVVARFYERLGDHAVNISHRVLYITTGWLPEHDAIRNDNSNVADAEPAED encoded by the coding sequence ATGACCGAGCAGCAAGACCTCCGCACCGGGTTCCACGAGGAACTCGACGACCTCCGCAACCAGATCGCACGCCTCGGCGCGACCGTGGTCGAACTGATCCCGCGCGTCACCGACATCCTCCTCGAACAAGATCTGGAGGGCGCCGAGTACGTGCTCCGCGGCGATGCCGCGATCGATGCCCGCTGCATCGACGTCGAAGAGCGTGCGCTCACGACGCTGGCGCTCCAGGCGCCGGTGGCGGCCGACCTCCGCCAGGTCGCGTCGATCCTCAAGCTCGCGCCCGAGATCGAGCGTTCGGCCGACCTGTGCTGCAACATCTGCAAGGCCGCTCGCCGGATCTACGGCCACGAGCTCGATCCGAAGCTGCGCGGCGCGATCCGCCGCATGGCCGATCAGGCGACCTCGGAGTACAAGGAAGTCATCGAGGCCTACGTCGCGAACGACCCGGTGCGGGCCGCAGCGCTGCGCGACATGGACGACTATCTCGACGACCTCCACCGCCAGTTCATCGCCCAGATCTTCGAGAGTCACGCGAGCGGCACCGTCGACCTCCAGGTCGCCGTCCAGCTCGCCGTCGTCGCCCGCTTCTACGAGCGCCTCGGTGATCACGCCGTCAACATCAGCCACCGCGTGCTCTACATCACCACCGGTTGGCTGCCGGAACACGACGCGATCCGCAACGACAACAGCAACGTTGCGGATGCGGAGCCCGCCGAGGACTGA
- the pstS gene encoding phosphate ABC transporter substrate-binding protein PstS, with protein sequence MKLSTKRFAATALVASLALAACGDDDDDDTTTTEAEAEEPAEADEPAEEPADDMDEDMDEDDMASETTMADDMGGDMAEVDYEAVSGTLIGAGASSQAAAMQGWQAGFQAVATSATVEYDPIGSGGGRETFLSGGSDFAGSDAALKDEEYEASIDRCAGDQGAINLPHYISPIALPYNLPSIEGSTLNLTPELIAGIFANEITNWNDPAIAEVNPDIEFPDLTINPVHRSDDSGTTENFTDYMAQTAPDIWTYGPIEPWDTDGPGGGEGAPQTSGVVAAVNAGEGSIGYADASQIGDLPAAAVGVAGEFVEFSPEAAGRIVDASERTGGQSEFDFAIEVNRNPESADTYPIALVSYHIVCLQYDDQETVDLVKAFMTYVGSDEGQAASAASAGSAPISPEVQAEIANSIAQISVAG encoded by the coding sequence GTGAAACTTTCCACCAAGCGGTTCGCCGCCACCGCCCTCGTCGCCTCGCTCGCGCTCGCCGCGTGCGGCGACGACGACGATGACGACACGACCACGACCGAGGCCGAGGCCGAGGAACCCGCCGAGGCCGACGAGCCCGCCGAGGAGCCCGCCGACGACATGGACGAGGACATGGACGAGGACGACATGGCGTCCGAGACCACGATGGCCGACGACATGGGCGGCGACATGGCCGAGGTCGACTACGAGGCCGTCTCCGGCACCCTCATCGGCGCCGGTGCGTCGTCGCAGGCCGCTGCGATGCAGGGATGGCAGGCCGGCTTCCAGGCCGTCGCCACCAGCGCCACGGTCGAGTACGACCCGATCGGCTCGGGCGGCGGTCGCGAGACCTTCCTGTCCGGTGGCTCCGACTTCGCCGGCTCCGACGCCGCGCTGAAAGACGAGGAGTACGAGGCGTCGATCGACCGCTGCGCCGGTGACCAGGGTGCGATCAACCTGCCGCACTACATCTCGCCGATCGCCCTGCCGTACAACCTGCCGTCGATCGAGGGTTCGACCCTCAACCTGACCCCCGAGTTGATCGCCGGCATCTTCGCCAACGAGATCACCAACTGGAACGACCCGGCGATCGCCGAGGTGAACCCCGACATCGAGTTCCCCGACCTGACGATCAACCCGGTCCACCGCTCCGACGACTCGGGCACGACCGAGAACTTCACCGACTACATGGCCCAGACCGCTCCGGACATCTGGACGTACGGCCCCATCGAGCCGTGGGACACCGACGGCCCGGGTGGCGGCGAAGGCGCCCCGCAGACCAGCGGCGTCGTCGCTGCGGTCAACGCCGGTGAAGGTTCGATCGGCTACGCCGACGCCAGCCAGATCGGTGACCTCCCCGCCGCCGCCGTCGGCGTCGCCGGTGAGTTCGTCGAGTTCTCGCCCGAGGCCGCAGGTCGCATCGTCGACGCCTCGGAGCGCACCGGTGGCCAGAGCGAGTTCGACTTCGCCATCGAGGTCAACCGCAACCCCGAGTCGGCCGATACCTACCCGATCGCGCTCGTCTCGTACCACATCGTCTGCCTCCAGTACGACGACCAGGAGACGGTCGATCTCGTCAAGGCGTTCATGACGTACGTCGGTTCCGATGAGGGTCAGGCCGCCTCGGCCGCCTCGGCCGGTTCGGCTCCGATCTCGCCCGAGGTCCAGGCCGAGATCGCCAACTCGATCGCCCAGATTTCGGTCGCCGGCTGA
- the pstC gene encoding phosphate ABC transporter permease subunit PstC, giving the protein MTITDPTDTAGATPPGAPAEKVSKVGDKVFGGLAKGAGILILVTLAAVAIFLIAEAWPTFTNDLSEISGPDTFLGYVGPLIFGTILAAVIALVVATPMAVAVALFISHYAPKRLAQTLGYFVDLLAAIPSVVFGIWGISVLAPILARSVYPWLEDNLGFIPLFAGPASTSGRTMLTAGIVLAVMILPIITAISREVFLQTPRLHEEASLALGATKWEMIRQSVLPYGRSGVISGAMLGLGRALGETMAVAIILSGSIDYFWDLISNQNSNTIAANIALSFPESSGLEVNRLIATGLVLFGITFLVNALARKIASAGFSGADG; this is encoded by the coding sequence GTGACGATCACGGATCCAACCGACACGGCAGGCGCCACACCCCCCGGGGCGCCGGCCGAGAAAGTCAGCAAGGTCGGCGACAAGGTCTTCGGCGGCCTGGCCAAGGGGGCGGGGATCCTGATCCTCGTCACCCTCGCCGCCGTTGCGATCTTCCTGATCGCCGAGGCCTGGCCGACCTTCACCAACGACCTGAGTGAGATCTCGGGCCCCGACACGTTCCTCGGCTACGTCGGCCCGCTGATCTTCGGCACGATCCTCGCTGCGGTGATCGCACTGGTCGTGGCGACGCCGATGGCGGTCGCCGTTGCACTGTTCATCAGCCACTACGCACCCAAGCGCCTCGCACAGACCCTCGGCTACTTCGTCGATCTGCTCGCCGCGATCCCGAGCGTGGTGTTCGGCATCTGGGGCATCTCGGTCCTGGCGCCGATCCTCGCCCGCTCGGTGTACCCCTGGCTCGAGGACAACCTCGGATTCATCCCGTTGTTCGCCGGGCCGGCGTCGACCTCCGGCCGCACGATGCTGACGGCCGGCATCGTCCTGGCGGTCATGATCCTGCCGATCATCACCGCGATCTCGCGTGAGGTGTTCCTGCAGACACCACGCCTCCACGAGGAGGCGTCGCTCGCCCTCGGCGCGACGAAGTGGGAGATGATCCGGCAGTCCGTCCTCCCGTACGGTCGTTCCGGCGTGATCTCCGGCGCGATGCTCGGGCTCGGCCGAGCGCTCGGCGAGACGATGGCGGTCGCGATCATCCTGTCCGGATCGATCGACTACTTCTGGGATCTCATCAGCAACCAGAACTCCAACACGATTGCCGCGAACATCGCACTGTCGTTCCCCGAGTCGTCCGGGCTCGAGGTCAACCGCCTGATCGCCACCGGCCTGGTGCTGTTCGGCATCACCTTCCTCGTCAATGCGCTCGCCCGCAAGATCGCGAGCGCCGGATTCTCCGGAGCCGACGGATGA
- a CDS encoding response regulator transcription factor gives MSSPTILVVEDEASFVDALQIGLTREGFHVEVATDGIEAITRFEQVEPDLVLLDVMLPRASGIDVCRQLRQTSSVPIIMVTAKSSEIDTVVGLEVGADDYVTKPYRIRELVARIRAQLRRNTMENGTGEIERPAVADAAIRVGEVSLDPEEHRVTVDGSDINLPLKEFEVLHLLLANAGRVLTRETLIDRVWGTDYVGDTKTLDVHIKRLRSKVEPDPGSPSRIVTIRGLGYKYERT, from the coding sequence ATGAGCAGTCCCACCATTCTCGTCGTCGAGGACGAGGCGAGCTTCGTCGACGCGTTGCAGATCGGCCTGACCCGCGAGGGCTTCCACGTCGAGGTGGCCACCGACGGCATCGAGGCGATCACCCGCTTCGAACAGGTCGAACCCGACCTGGTGCTGCTCGACGTGATGCTGCCGCGTGCGTCGGGGATCGACGTGTGCCGCCAGCTGCGCCAGACGAGTTCGGTGCCGATCATCATGGTCACGGCGAAGTCGAGCGAGATCGACACCGTGGTCGGCCTCGAGGTGGGCGCCGACGACTACGTGACCAAGCCGTACCGGATCCGGGAGTTGGTGGCACGCATCCGCGCCCAGCTCCGCCGCAACACGATGGAGAACGGCACGGGCGAGATCGAACGGCCCGCCGTGGCCGATGCGGCGATCCGTGTCGGTGAGGTCTCGCTCGACCCCGAGGAGCACCGCGTGACCGTCGACGGGAGCGACATCAACCTCCCGCTCAAGGAGTTCGAGGTGTTGCACCTGCTCCTGGCCAACGCCGGTCGGGTCCTCACCCGCGAAACGCTGATCGATCGAGTGTGGGGCACCGACTACGTCGGTGACACCAAGACACTCGATGTGCACATCAAGCGGCTCCGCTCGAAAGTCGAACCCGATCCGGGAAGCCCGTCGCGGATCGTGACCATCCGCGGTCTCGGCTACAAGTACGAGCGCACCTGA
- a CDS encoding sensor histidine kinase has translation MDLLLLLAGAGLAFAAGWWIARSSGHEPVTIAAAEPPTDASPRTTDRYELVAQHHVGVVVSDQRGQLVWRNEAARALAGTHVGVLVDESIERHVAESLEKGDSSDVLEMYGPPKVVLDVDAHRLPSGGVVVFIDDISERRRIDQVRTDFVANISHELKTPVGALSVLAETLEDETDPETMRRVVGRMQGEAARASRTIDDLLELSRIELGGERSIEPIRLPDVINEAMARVAELAQQRQVGVSNLMAADQFDDIVVHGDRRQLISALGNLVENGVKYSEPGGLVQVRARYHEGIVELGVTDEGIGIPKRDLDRIFERFYRVDKARSRETGGTGLGLSIVRHVAQNHVGDVAVRSVEGEGSTFMLRLPARRAGERATPDSSYDASLDSSAAPEQGGDPQQGIA, from the coding sequence GTGGACCTGCTCCTGCTGCTCGCCGGGGCAGGTCTGGCCTTCGCTGCCGGCTGGTGGATCGCCCGATCGTCGGGCCACGAACCGGTGACGATCGCCGCTGCCGAGCCACCGACGGATGCGTCGCCCCGCACGACCGACCGGTACGAACTGGTCGCACAACACCACGTCGGCGTGGTCGTCAGCGACCAGCGCGGCCAGCTCGTCTGGCGCAACGAGGCGGCGCGTGCGTTGGCCGGCACCCATGTCGGCGTTCTCGTCGACGAGTCGATCGAACGTCACGTCGCCGAATCGCTCGAGAAGGGTGATTCGAGCGATGTCCTCGAGATGTACGGTCCGCCGAAGGTCGTCCTCGACGTCGACGCGCACCGCCTCCCGAGCGGGGGCGTGGTCGTCTTCATCGACGACATCTCCGAGCGGCGCCGGATCGACCAGGTGCGAACCGACTTCGTCGCCAACATCTCGCACGAGCTGAAGACTCCCGTCGGCGCGTTGTCGGTCCTGGCCGAGACGCTCGAGGACGAGACCGACCCCGAGACGATGCGACGCGTCGTCGGACGGATGCAAGGCGAGGCGGCGCGGGCGTCGCGAACGATCGACGACCTGCTCGAACTGTCGCGGATCGAGCTGGGCGGCGAACGCAGTATCGAACCGATCCGCCTGCCGGACGTGATCAACGAGGCGATGGCCCGAGTCGCCGAACTCGCCCAGCAGCGTCAGGTCGGCGTCTCCAACCTCATGGCGGCGGATCAGTTCGACGACATCGTCGTCCACGGCGACCGCCGACAACTGATCAGCGCGCTCGGCAACCTCGTCGAGAACGGCGTCAAGTACAGCGAACCCGGTGGGCTCGTGCAGGTCCGTGCCCGGTACCACGAAGGCATCGTCGAGCTCGGCGTGACCGACGAGGGCATCGGCATCCCCAAGCGCGACCTCGACCGCATCTTCGAACGCTTCTATCGGGTCGACAAGGCGCGCAGCCGGGAGACCGGCGGAACCGGTCTCGGCCTGTCGATCGTGCGTCACGTGGCGCAGAACCACGTGGGCGACGTCGCCGTTCGCTCGGTCGAGGGGGAGGGCAGCACCTTCATGTTGCGCCTGCCCGCCCGACGCGCCGGCGAACGAGCCACTCCCGACTCGTCGTACGACGCATCACTCGACTCATCCGCCGCACCCGAACAGGGCGGCGACCCACAGCAAGGAATCGCATGA